A genome region from Buchnera aphidicola (Cinara splendens) includes the following:
- a CDS encoding flagellar hook-basal body complex protein FliE, whose translation MKINAIQPQLIKTIASASHPKNIKNKNFLKIWKNTLPELLDTKKTKNNIEKINLKKTKIKQNNQEYKINMLLKIQNKLISLYEEIMNMQI comes from the coding sequence ATGAAAATAAATGCAATACAACCACAATTAATCAAAACAATAGCTTCTGCATCACACCCAAAAAATATAAAAAATAAAAATTTTTTAAAAATATGGAAAAATACACTACCTGAATTATTAGATACCAAAAAAACAAAAAATAACATAGAAAAAATTAACTTAAAAAAAACAAAAATAAAACAAAATAATCAAGAATATAAAATAAATATGTTATTAAAAATACAAAATAAATTAATTAGTTTATACGAAGAAATAATGAATATGCAAATTTAA
- the fliF gene encoding flagellar basal-body MS-ring/collar protein FliF produces the protein MDFINMLYSKIQKKWKYFLFFISHKTKFVITSFLVVIFFLCAVLFWMNKVNYVVLYNNLSDIDGKWVISKLKDMNVSYQFHHSSKKLLVPEDKIDELRFSLMNKKDVIKKNDGFELLDKEKFSISQFHEHVNYHRGLEGELSQTLECIFPIQHARVHLVCKKDTDFFRDDQVPSASVVVTVFPDTQLTEEQIDAIALLISGSVPNLSADNIIVVNQFGNILNKFTLNYSRFFNNNKYKKINILEQYYCDHINNLLTSMYGSKNFIVHVRAKIKKNNTIINNVKIEKNSTNGQSKKLLDDMSDVFLNNKKNMFSSSIVHKLFLMKKISTLITKKILMNNISQINSTIKKKIININNYMLSSNMNTIHNVNDKLINPNKIDNRADDLFSDLSKLDIQCLNITVLINYKKNDAGIYVPCSFQELQDLEKLIKSVIDFSDHRGDCINIINYRFFSSHIISNHDIFSVYNYLNMNHLLFFCIIFFFIFLFIFILLKIIMIDNQKKNSLTTVSKISKNSKNYNCASIDELNYKKNDCADKDHCLVKHDFLDKHPKIIEQVIRYWINKK, from the coding sequence ATGGATTTTATAAATATGTTGTATTCAAAAATACAAAAAAAATGGAAGTATTTTTTGTTTTTTATATCACATAAAACAAAATTTGTTATCACTAGCTTTTTAGTAGTGATTTTTTTTCTATGTGCAGTTTTATTCTGGATGAATAAAGTTAATTATGTAGTATTGTACAATAATTTGTCTGATATTGATGGAAAATGGGTGATATCTAAATTAAAAGACATGAATGTTTCATATCAGTTCCATCATTCTTCTAAAAAATTATTAGTTCCTGAAGATAAAATTGATGAATTACGTTTTTCTTTAATGAATAAAAAAGATGTAATAAAAAAAAATGATGGTTTTGAGTTACTCGATAAGGAAAAATTTAGTATTAGTCAATTTCATGAACATGTTAATTATCATCGAGGATTAGAAGGAGAATTATCACAAACATTAGAGTGCATATTTCCAATTCAGCATGCTCGAGTACATTTGGTGTGTAAAAAAGATACTGATTTTTTTAGAGATGATCAGGTACCATCAGCTTCAGTAGTTGTTACTGTTTTTCCAGATACACAATTAACTGAAGAACAAATAGATGCTATTGCTCTACTAATATCAGGCAGTGTACCAAATTTATCTGCTGATAATATTATTGTAGTTAATCAATTTGGAAATATTTTAAATAAATTTACTTTAAATTATTCTAGATTTTTTAATAATAATAAATATAAAAAAATTAATATTTTAGAACAATATTATTGTGACCATATTAATAATTTATTAACATCTATGTATGGATCAAAAAATTTTATTGTACATGTGCGCGCCAAAATAAAAAAAAATAATACTATTATTAATAATGTTAAAATAGAAAAAAATAGTACTAACGGTCAATCTAAAAAACTATTAGATGATATGTCAGATGTTTTTTTAAATAATAAAAAGAATATGTTCTCCAGTAGTATTGTACATAAGTTATTTTTGATGAAAAAAATAAGTACATTAATTACCAAAAAAATTTTAATGAACAATATTAGTCAAATTAATTCAACTATTAAAAAAAAAATCATCAATATAAATAATTATATGTTGTCTAGTAACATGAATACAATTCATAATGTTAATGACAAATTAATAAATCCTAATAAGATAGATAATCGTGCTGATGATTTGTTTTCTGATTTAAGTAAATTAGATATTCAATGTTTAAATATTACAGTATTGATAAATTATAAAAAAAATGATGCAGGGATATATGTTCCTTGTTCTTTTCAAGAATTACAAGATTTAGAAAAATTAATTAAATCAGTAATAGATTTTTCTGATCACCGAGGTGATTGCATTAATATAATTAATTATAGATTTTTTTCTTCACATATTATTTCGAATCATGATATTTTTTCTGTATATAATTATTTAAATATGAATCATTTATTGTTTTTTTGTATCATTTTTTTTTTTATTTTTTTGTTTATTTTTATATTATTGAAAATTATTATGATAGATAATCAGAAAAAAAATTCCCTAACAACAGTTAGTAAGATTAGTAAAAATTCAAAAAATTATAATTGTGCAAGTATTGATGAATTAAATTATAAAAAAAACGATTGTGCTGATAAAGATCATTGTCTCGTTAAGCATGATTTTTTAGATAAACATCCAAAAATTATTGAACAAGTGATACGTTATTGGATAAATAAAAAATGA
- a CDS encoding FliG C-terminal domain-containing protein, translating to MICLNGIQKSALLLISMDKKTSAAVLKNFTNSEISSFIDAILALDANVLKYTDTVLYEFYDLLKKNKIVNFDIKNHISQIIDHTLGLDLSRKLFKKSLIKNDFIHNITMLEKLGAKNIFLLIKNENLNIVTALLMHMNKKLTTDILSFFNTQNRLNILNHMVNFTGLHSSGFLELNKIICMFLYTQKSSLVEKERINKIIYILSYFVQDSIVQFICKINTQDKNILNKLISKYFNFNDIIYIEDSSIKYIIDNTDIDHLCVFLCNIDESVQKKFLYNMSYKKCQYFKKTMLLNKSIAYNIIYFKKKLLLKNIKRFIRNNKIIIKSE from the coding sequence ATGATTTGTTTAAACGGTATACAGAAAAGTGCTTTATTATTAATATCTATGGACAAAAAAACTTCGGCGGCAGTTTTAAAAAATTTTACTAATTCAGAAATTAGTAGTTTTATTGATGCAATTTTAGCTTTAGATGCTAATGTTTTAAAATATACCGATACAGTACTTTATGAATTTTATGATTTATTAAAAAAAAATAAAATTGTTAATTTTGATATTAAAAATCATATATCACAAATTATAGATCATACCTTAGGTTTAGATTTATCTCGCAAGTTATTTAAAAAAAGTTTAATAAAAAACGATTTTATTCATAATATTACTATGTTAGAAAAATTAGGAGCAAAAAATATTTTTTTATTAATTAAAAATGAGAATTTAAATATTGTAACAGCATTGTTAATGCATATGAATAAAAAGCTAACAACTGATATTTTGTCTTTTTTTAATACACAGAACAGATTAAACATTTTAAATCATATGGTAAATTTTACTGGTTTACATTCTTCTGGTTTTTTAGAATTAAATAAAATTATTTGTATGTTTTTATACACACAAAAATCTTCTTTAGTAGAAAAAGAAAGAATCAATAAAATTATATATATATTATCTTATTTTGTACAAGATAGCATTGTTCAGTTTATTTGTAAAATTAATACTCAAGATAAAAATATTTTAAATAAACTAATAAGTAAATATTTTAATTTTAACGATATAATATATATTGAAGATAGTAGTATAAAATATATCATAGATAATACAGATATAGATCATTTATGCGTTTTCTTGTGTAATATCGATGAATCTGTTCAAAAAAAATTTCTTTATAATATGTCATATAAGAAATGTCAGTATTTTAAAAAAACAATGTTATTAAATAAATCAATTGCTTATAATATTATTTATTTTAAAAAAAAATTATTACTTAAAAATATTAAAAGATTTATACGGAATAATAAGATTATCATAAAATCAGAGTAG
- a CDS encoding FliH/SctL family protein, giving the protein MKVFTNNNLWKTWRFKKSKKIFHVIGTQNVEKDKTLKRSDFIKNKNNSSYSDIYQKGYQKGLLDGYRKGYYIGWMQGFNYSCDAVLKNTEQCIQVQLSNLLRQFRTAIEKFNCNFSKRLINIVLRISKIFLDDVLSVNKQYLIKRIKKLIKQSRYIFQKLQLHVHPDHYRTIINKFGFLMSKYKWTVISDKKIDIYSYRIITAKEEIDASLSSFWFRINDAANSLDKDI; this is encoded by the coding sequence ATGAAAGTTTTTACTAATAATAATTTATGGAAAACATGGCGTTTTAAAAAATCTAAAAAAATATTTCATGTGATAGGTACTCAAAACGTTGAAAAAGATAAAACTTTAAAGCGATCTGATTTTATTAAGAATAAAAATAATTCTTCATATTCTGATATATATCAGAAAGGGTATCAAAAAGGTTTATTAGACGGGTACCGAAAAGGATATTATATTGGCTGGATGCAAGGATTTAATTATTCTTGTGATGCTGTTTTAAAAAATACCGAACAGTGTATTCAAGTACAGCTTTCAAATCTTCTTAGACAATTTAGAACTGCTATTGAGAAATTTAATTGTAATTTTTCGAAACGTTTGATCAATATCGTATTACGTATCTCAAAAATTTTTTTGGATGATGTATTATCAGTTAATAAGCAGTATTTGATTAAAAGAATAAAAAAGCTCATTAAACAATCAAGATATATATTTCAGAAATTACAATTACATGTTCACCCTGATCATTATCGAACTATAATAAATAAATTTGGATTTTTAATGAGTAAATATAAATGGACTGTTATTAGCGATAAAAAAATAGATATTTACAGTTATCGTATTATTACTGCTAAAGAAGAAATAGATGCTTCTTTGTCATCTTTTTGGTTTAGAATTAATGATGCAGCTAATTCATTAGATAAAGATATATAA
- a CDS encoding FliI/YscN family ATPase, producing the protein MWFHRINKFEKKISFITRDFSYGRVLSVNNLIIEATGIYLPVGYFCFVERMYREKLSKVVCKIIGFKEKIIFLIPITSLDGIFPGSKVFAGYHVNRNISTYTKFPFGKQLLGRILDGFGHPLDDFGEIKSKKKSFSFFKSFTNPLQRIPITKILDTGVRAINSLLTVGRGQRMGIFSQPGLGKSMLLGMMSRYTDADVIVVSLVGERGREVKEFIDNVLGFNSLKKSVVIVSPADVSPIFKIQSVQYATSIAEYFCKKNNHVLLIVDSLTRYAMAYREISNAMYEVPVLKGYPASIFSNIPYLIERTGNVNSNGRGSVTSFYTVLTEGDEYNDPILDIAKSVLDGHVVLSHILSEEGHYPAIDIEKSISRSMHSIVNYDHYKKSIYLKKLISCYHHHSDLINLGVYASGNNKLLDEAISIWPILKKFLQQNFLECCTYTQSIIELSKLLKNFNI; encoded by the coding sequence ATGTGGTTTCATCGAATCAACAAGTTTGAAAAAAAAATATCATTTATTACTCGTGATTTTTCATATGGTCGAGTATTAAGTGTTAATAATTTAATTATTGAAGCAACAGGAATATATTTACCCGTAGGATATTTTTGTTTTGTAGAACGTATGTATCGTGAAAAATTGTCTAAAGTAGTGTGTAAAATTATAGGTTTTAAAGAAAAAATTATTTTTTTAATACCTATTACAAGTTTAGATGGTATTTTTCCGGGATCTAAAGTTTTTGCAGGATATCATGTCAATCGTAATATTTCTACATATACTAAATTTCCATTTGGAAAGCAGTTGTTAGGTCGCATATTAGATGGTTTTGGTCATCCCTTAGATGATTTTGGAGAGATTAAATCAAAAAAAAAATCTTTTAGTTTTTTTAAATCATTTACTAATCCTTTGCAAAGAATTCCTATTACTAAAATTTTAGATACTGGTGTAAGAGCGATTAATAGTTTATTAACAGTTGGACGAGGTCAGAGAATGGGTATATTTTCTCAACCTGGTTTAGGAAAGAGTATGTTGCTCGGGATGATGTCTAGATATACTGATGCAGATGTAATTGTGGTTTCTTTAGTAGGTGAACGAGGCAGAGAAGTTAAGGAATTTATTGATAATGTTTTAGGTTTTAATAGTTTAAAAAAATCTGTTGTAATTGTTTCTCCAGCAGATGTTTCTCCTATATTTAAAATTCAGTCAGTTCAATATGCAACATCAATTGCAGAATATTTTTGTAAAAAAAATAATCATGTATTGTTAATAGTTGATTCGTTGACACGATATGCTATGGCATATCGAGAAATATCAAATGCAATGTATGAAGTTCCTGTTTTAAAAGGATATCCTGCTTCTATTTTTTCTAATATTCCTTATTTAATTGAACGAACAGGTAATGTAAATAGTAATGGTCGTGGTTCTGTTACTTCTTTTTATACCGTTCTAACTGAAGGAGATGAATATAATGATCCTATTTTAGATATAGCTAAATCTGTATTAGATGGACATGTAGTATTATCACATATTTTATCAGAAGAAGGACATTATCCAGCAATTGATATTGAAAAGTCTATTAGTAGATCTATGCATTCAATTGTAAATTACGATCATTACAAAAAATCTATATATTTAAAAAAATTAATTTCATGTTATCATCATCACAGTGACTTAATTAATTTAGGTGTTTATGCTTCCGGTAATAATAAATTATTAGATGAAGCAATAAGTATATGGCCGATTTTGAAAAAATTTTTACAACAGAATTTTTTAGAATGTTGCACTTATACTCAATCAATTATTGAATTGTCAAAATTATTAAAAAATTTTAATATATAA
- the fliN gene encoding flagellar motor switch protein FliN: MQDGFEKLKNNDITQKINFLDTKDKISTTDTVDINGKNFNLTDNKKKIIDDLTSYNLSFMSIPVNITIELSKKKITIKDLLRLSSGSVLELEDKVDEPLNIYANKCLIAVGELVVHNDKYGVRIIKLLQN, encoded by the coding sequence ATGCAAGATGGTTTTGAAAAATTGAAAAATAATGACATAACACAAAAAATAAATTTTCTTGATACTAAAGATAAGATATCTACAACTGATACTGTAGATATTAATGGCAAAAACTTTAATCTGACAGATAATAAAAAAAAAATAATTGATGATCTTACATCATATAATTTATCTTTTATGTCGATTCCCGTTAATATTACTATAGAATTGAGTAAAAAAAAAATTACTATTAAAGATTTATTAAGATTATCTAGTGGATCCGTATTAGAGTTAGAAGATAAAGTAGATGAACCATTAAATATTTATGCTAATAAGTGTTTAATTGCTGTAGGAGAACTAGTAGTTCATAATGATAAATATGGTGTTCGTATAATCAAATTATTACAAAATTAA
- the fliP gene encoding flagellar type III secretion system pore protein FliP (The bacterial flagellar biogenesis protein FliP forms a type III secretion system (T3SS)-type pore required for flagellar assembly.) — protein MLYKNIVSFLSIAPIFLTKGILNNTINNIINSGVDILNFSIQSSMILTLLSFIPACLLMMTCFTRIILVFGFLRTALGTPYSPPNQILIGLSLFLTLFVMSPVLDKIYKKAIIPFYKNEINISVALTKAIRPLQRFMMKQTRKSDVAVFLRLAKISPTKNIENIPIRVLLPAFVISELKTAFLIGFTVFLPFVIIDLVVASILMSLGMMMVPPSTISLPLKLILFVLSDGWKLLIISLSKSFFI, from the coding sequence ATGTTATATAAAAATATAGTTTCTTTCTTATCTATTGCCCCAATTTTTTTAACTAAAGGTATTTTGAATAATACAATAAATAATATAATTAACTCTGGAGTTGATATATTGAACTTTTCTATTCAGTCTTCTATGATATTAACACTATTAAGTTTTATTCCAGCATGTCTATTAATGATGACCTGTTTTACGCGTATTATCCTTGTTTTTGGTTTTTTAAGAACTGCATTAGGAACTCCTTATTCTCCACCAAATCAAATATTAATTGGCTTGTCTTTATTTTTAACTTTATTTGTAATGTCTCCAGTACTAGATAAAATATATAAAAAAGCGATTATACCGTTTTATAAAAATGAGATTAATATAAGTGTAGCATTAACTAAAGCGATAAGACCATTACAACGTTTTATGATGAAACAAACGAGAAAATCTGATGTTGCTGTTTTTTTACGTTTAGCTAAAATTTCGCCAACAAAAAATATAGAAAATATACCTATACGAGTACTATTACCTGCTTTTGTTATTAGCGAGTTAAAAACAGCTTTTCTAATTGGCTTTACAGTTTTTTTGCCTTTCGTGATTATTGACTTGGTTGTAGCTAGTATTCTGATGTCTTTAGGTATGATGATGGTTCCACCATCTACAATTTCTTTACCTTTGAAACTAATATTATTTGTTTTATCAGATGGTTGGAAATTATTGATTATTTCGCTTTCAAAAAGTTTTTTTATTTAA
- the fliQ gene encoding flagellar biosynthesis protein FliQ, protein MDQEFLSTLFQDSIKFAVLLSAPCLLSALFSGILINIFQTSVQINEQTLSFIPKIISVIISCIFFGPWMLQLTLTYIKNIFHIISSVN, encoded by the coding sequence ATGGATCAAGAATTTTTAAGTACTTTGTTTCAAGATTCTATTAAATTTGCAGTATTATTATCTGCTCCATGTTTGCTATCTGCTTTATTTAGTGGCATATTAATTAACATTTTTCAAACATCTGTACAAATAAACGAACAAACACTGTCATTTATACCTAAAATAATTTCAGTTATTATTTCTTGCATATTTTTTGGACCTTGGATGTTACAACTAACTTTAACGTATATAAAAAATATTTTTCATATAATATCAAGTGTTAATTAA
- a CDS encoding flagellar biosynthetic protein FliR: protein MSSTLLLIMIRIFFILIYSNVFHYTDTHLSIKILLIYLISYLLMPFVSTNNISNIHHIDFFIVICNQILIGMIIGWLFQCVFSCIIFIGEIISAQVGLSFSVFFNFGHHIYSLIFSQLLSIFFLFLFFINNGHLRFIVFIINSFSVFPLNGISIYRNICLSIINFSNLIFINGVYCVLPILFFFLILYIACMLLNRILPNISLFSSFSVIVFIFGLILFKYFIFRFYWISTILVKNFFYYLKIYIIGLLHRR, encoded by the coding sequence ATGAGTAGTACACTATTACTAATAATGATTCGTATTTTTTTTATACTTATTTATTCTAATGTATTTCATTACACTGATACACATTTATCTATAAAAATTTTATTGATTTATTTGATAAGTTATTTATTAATGCCTTTTGTATCTACAAATAATATCAGTAATATACATCATATAGATTTTTTTATAGTAATATGTAATCAAATATTAATAGGAATGATAATAGGATGGTTGTTTCAGTGTGTATTTTCTTGTATAATTTTTATAGGAGAAATTATTAGTGCTCAAGTTGGTTTATCGTTTTCTGTTTTTTTTAATTTTGGGCACCACATTTATTCTTTAATTTTTTCACAATTATTAAGTATTTTTTTTTTATTTCTATTTTTTATAAATAATGGACATTTAAGGTTTATTGTTTTTATAATTAATAGTTTTAGTGTATTTCCGTTAAACGGTATTTCTATATATAGAAATATTTGTTTATCTATTATTAATTTTTCTAATTTAATTTTTATAAATGGAGTATATTGTGTTTTACCAATTTTGTTTTTTTTTTTGATTTTATATATAGCATGTATGCTATTGAATAGAATTTTACCTAATATATCATTATTTTCTTCTTTTTCGGTTATTGTTTTTATTTTTGGTTTAATTTTGTTTAAATATTTTATTTTTCGATTTTATTGGATTAGTACGATTTTAGTAAAAAATTTTTTTTATTATTTAAAAATATATATAATAGGATTATTACATCGTCGATGA
- the rpmG gene encoding 50S ribosomal protein L33 encodes MAKSNRIKIKLMSTSKSKHFYTTTKNKRNTTSRLKLKKYDPIYGKHVMYEEKKIN; translated from the coding sequence ATGGCTAAATCTAATAGAATTAAAATAAAACTAATGTCTACTAGTAAAAGTAAACACTTTTACACGACGACTAAAAACAAAAGAAATACAACGAGTAGATTGAAATTAAAAAAATATGATCCTATTTATGGAAAACATGTTATGTACGAAGAAAAAAAAATCAACTAA
- the rpmB gene encoding 50S ribosomal protein L28: MSKICQVTKKKSMLGQNRSHAMNATKRKFSLNIQYHKFWLPKEKKKIKIRISAKGLRMINKFGIEKIYKKYII, from the coding sequence ATGTCAAAAATATGCCAAGTGACTAAAAAAAAATCCATGTTAGGACAAAATCGTTCTCATGCCATGAATGCAACTAAAAGAAAATTTTCGCTTAATATACAATACCATAAATTTTGGTTACCAAAAGAAAAAAAAAAGATAAAAATACGAATATCTGCAAAAGGATTAAGAATGATAAATAAATTTGGAATTGAAAAAATATACAAAAAATATATTATATAG
- the ppa gene encoding inorganic diphosphatase, giving the protein MKNFSQIPAGKNIPYDIYGIIEIPAYSNPVKYELHKSFNALYVDRFIPTAMFYPCNYGFINQTLSLDGDPLDILIPTPYPLQPKSIIRCRPIGLLSMEDEQGIDTKILAVPHKKTTQEYIEINNINQLSKLLKKQIIHFFNNYKNLEKNKSVQIQGWKNVEFAYQEINSSVARYHKK; this is encoded by the coding sequence ATGAAAAATTTTTCTCAAATTCCAGCAGGAAAAAATATACCTTACGATATATATGGAATTATAGAGATTCCTGCTTATTCTAATCCTGTAAAATATGAATTACATAAATCTTTTAACGCACTATATGTAGACAGATTTATACCTACAGCTATGTTTTATCCGTGTAATTATGGATTTATAAATCAAACTTTATCGTTAGATGGTGATCCATTAGATATTTTAATTCCTACTCCATATCCTCTACAACCAAAATCCATCATCCGTTGTAGACCTATTGGATTATTAAGTATGGAAGATGAGCAAGGAATAGATACAAAAATCTTAGCAGTTCCACATAAAAAAACTACACAAGAATACATTGAAATTAATAATATTAATCAACTATCAAAATTATTAAAAAAACAAATCATTCATTTTTTTAATAACTACAAAAATCTAGAAAAAAACAAATCTGTGCAAATTCAAGGGTGGAAAAATGTTGAATTTGCTTATCAAGAAATTAATAGTTCAGTTGCAAGATACCATAAAAAATAA
- a CDS encoding metallopeptidase TldD-related protein: MLFFHNLQKDLKFLMHNMQHVLLFLKKKSTFGIIEIKKTYCISISSRYGTIDDIESSNCTNHVVTVYNNCRRSSVFSNDISISGICKSIDKSVVMSKYIDVDKYLIFPDINLLYKNNKTISTFFPKLFSLKEIKNLVNITDFYALNFDSKITSTEGSVFEYFVDLKILGNSCDWIGTKMSTRYYLSSCVVASSQGCMERDFSYTTARDFKDLDKPEQIGKSSAQKSIAKLNSKKIATQISPIIIKSDISYELFIDLKRAINGYAVYKKSTFLLNYMDKQIFPTWLNVFENPFLDKGLASNLFDNEGIATISRKIIDNGVLKTWLLDTYSANRLNMLTTGHSGGIYNWLISTKRKVIQSFNQILDLMHTGFLVTELFGDGVNIVTGDYSRGACGFWIDHGKIKYPVHGVTISGNLLNMWNNMITLANDINSNNSIQCASILIDKVQISGF; this comes from the coding sequence ATGTTATTTTTTCATAATTTACAAAAAGATTTAAAATTTTTAATGCATAATATGCAACATGTTTTATTATTTTTAAAAAAAAAGTCTACTTTTGGTATTATTGAGATAAAAAAAACATACTGTATTTCTATATCTAGTAGATATGGTACTATAGATGATATTGAATCATCTAATTGTACGAATCATGTAGTTACAGTTTATAATAATTGTCGTCGGTCTTCTGTTTTTTCTAATGATATATCTATTTCAGGAATTTGTAAATCTATTGATAAATCAGTTGTTATGTCTAAATATATAGATGTTGATAAATATCTAATATTTCCAGATATAAATTTATTATATAAGAATAATAAAACAATCAGTACATTTTTTCCCAAGTTATTCAGTCTAAAGGAAATTAAGAATTTAGTCAATATTACTGATTTTTATGCTTTAAATTTTGATTCTAAAATTACTAGTACTGAAGGATCTGTTTTTGAATATTTTGTTGATTTAAAAATTTTAGGTAATAGTTGTGATTGGATTGGAACAAAAATGTCTACACGATATTACTTATCTAGTTGTGTTGTTGCCAGTAGTCAAGGTTGTATGGAAAGAGATTTTAGTTACACCACTGCAAGAGATTTTAAGGATTTAGACAAACCAGAGCAGATTGGAAAGAGTAGTGCTCAAAAAAGTATTGCAAAATTAAATTCAAAAAAAATTGCAACACAAATTTCTCCTATTATTATTAAATCAGATATTTCATATGAGTTATTTATTGATTTGAAGCGTGCTATTAATGGATATGCAGTATATAAAAAATCAACATTTTTATTAAATTATATGGATAAACAAATTTTTCCTACCTGGTTAAACGTCTTTGAAAATCCATTTTTAGATAAGGGTTTAGCATCTAATTTGTTTGATAATGAAGGTATAGCTACTATTTCTAGAAAAATTATTGATAATGGAGTGTTAAAAACTTGGTTATTAGATACATATTCAGCTAATCGTTTAAATATGCTAACTACTGGACATTCTGGAGGAATATATAATTGGTTGATATCAACTAAAAGAAAGGTTATTCAATCATTCAATCAAATTCTAGATTTAATGCATACAGGTTTTTTGGTAACAGAGTTATTTGGAGATGGTGTAAATATAGTAACTGGAGATTATTCTAGAGGTGCGTGTGGTTTTTGGATAGATCATGGAAAAATAAAATATCCAGTGCATGGTGTTACTATTTCTGGTAATTTGTTAAATATGTGGAATAACATGATAACTTTAGCAAATGATATTAATTCAAATAACTCAATTCAGTGTGCATCAATATTAATTGATAAAGTACAAATTTCAGGTTTTTGA
- the rsmI gene encoding 16S rRNA (cytidine(1402)-2'-O)-methyltransferase, producing the protein MYIVPTPIGNLLDITYRSINILKKVDYIITENIKHTSILLKKFSIIKILLSLNTCNENEKTKKYISMLKSGNNVALVSKAGTPVINDPGYLLIKESYHQKIRVVPLPGACAAITALSASGFKTHQFCYEGFLPNTKIACKKKLSSLCHEKRTIILYESPKRLIKTMKLIKKIMGEHRKITIAKEMTKTWENIQRGTVKKLLPKIKNEINWKKGEITIIINGSNPIISNIISKRVFKTFYILEKIMQKSTAIKITAKICGFNKNILYNTIIKKKLHEVD; encoded by the coding sequence TTGTACATTGTACCGACACCTATTGGAAATTTGCTAGATATTACATATCGTTCTATTAATATATTAAAAAAAGTAGATTATATTATTACAGAAAATATAAAACATACATCAATATTATTAAAAAAATTTTCAATCATAAAAATTTTATTATCATTAAATACATGCAACGAAAACGAAAAAACTAAAAAATATATAAGCATGTTAAAATCTGGTAATAACGTTGCACTAGTATCTAAAGCAGGAACCCCTGTTATTAATGATCCTGGATATTTGTTAATAAAAGAATCTTATCATCAAAAAATTCGTGTAGTACCATTACCTGGAGCCTGTGCAGCTATTACAGCTCTTAGTGCATCAGGATTTAAAACTCATCAATTTTGTTATGAAGGTTTTTTACCTAACACAAAAATTGCGTGTAAAAAAAAATTATCTTCTTTATGTCATGAAAAAAGAACAATTATTTTATACGAATCTCCAAAAAGATTAATAAAAACTATGAAATTAATAAAAAAAATCATGGGTGAACATCGAAAAATTACAATTGCTAAAGAAATGACAAAAACATGGGAAAATATTCAACGTGGTACTGTTAAAAAATTGTTACCTAAAATTAAAAATGAAATAAATTGGAAAAAGGGAGAGATTACTATTATTATTAATGGATCAAATCCTATAATATCTAATATTATATCAAAAAGAGTATTTAAAACATTTTACATTCTAGAAAAAATCATGCAGAAAAGTACGGCAATAAAAATTACTGCAAAAATATGTGGATTTAATAAAAATATTTTATATAATACTATTATCAAAAAAAAATTACATGAAGTTGATTGA